A window of Pyrobaculum aerophilum str. IM2 contains these coding sequences:
- a CDS encoding ACT domain-containing protein, with amino-acid sequence MLNREIYLIANGTGTRLGEFLVELNFDQPGILATLSNIFAEHDVNIINIAIDSERQKLHFIVDLTVTSEEQVGEIVKQLQMFAFVKKVKYRVSNASIFVPRWVVHVINGKASVSVERDLIPYLQEPAKLAEELAKRDAKTVKDLVPAVDPVALEEAMYIAQLRGLFQVESTEIKGGRLSARICNLAHPLARRYVEVFTRELGVQAKLNDEGICISLEI; translated from the coding sequence ATGCTAAATCGTGAAATCTATTTAATTGCTAACGGCACGGGTACACGGCTAGGCGAGTTTCTAGTCGAGTTGAACTTCGACCAGCCTGGCATACTTGCCACTCTTTCTAATATATTTGCTGAACATGACGTAAATATTATTAACATTGCAATTGATTCAGAGAGGCAGAAGTTGCATTTTATTGTAGATCTCACAGTGACCTCTGAGGAGCAGGTTGGGGAAATCGTTAAACAACTGCAAATGTTTGCATTTGTTAAGAAAGTAAAGTACAGAGTGTCTAATGCCTCAATTTTCGTGCCCAGGTGGGTAGTGCACGTTATTAACGGCAAGGCCAGCGTCTCAGTGGAGAGGGATCTCATCCCTTATCTCCAAGAGCCCGCTAAACTCGCGGAGGAGTTGGCCAAGAGAGACGCAAAGACTGTAAAGGATCTCGTTCCCGCCGTAGATCCCGTGGCGCTGGAGGAGGCGATGTACATAGCCCAGTTAAGAGGCCTCTTCCAAGTGGAGAGCACGGAGATTAAAGGCGGGAGGCTCTCAGCCCGTATTTGCAACCTCGCGCACCCTCTCGCCCGGAGATACGTCGAGGTCTTTACTAGGGAGCTGGGGGTTCAGGCTAAGTTAAACGACGAGGGGATCTGTATATCGCTTGAGATTTAA
- a CDS encoding valine--tRNA ligase, producing MAHRLPTRWDIKWEEELLKLWEKEGRFKTKISGSRPVFVIDTPPPYLSSNRPHIGQTASYAHFDMIARFLRMRGVDVIFPFYLDRNGLPIEVQVEKKYGVVAHEIPREKFIKMCKEELDSYEGEFVSSLRRWGLSFDYWPNGTDSPEYRRMTQKTFIELWHKGLVYEAERPTPWCPRCRTALAEPEIEYREEETYLNYIKFKVKETGEDIIIATTRPELLPATVAVIFHPDDSRYTRLNGMHAVVPPEGQVVPILPHKAANPNFGSGLVMISTFGDTRDLMIVNELKLPIRIIIDEGGRIKTGKYAGVSIREARAKIIEDLKNAGLLVKQERLVHNVPVCWRCKTPLEIIVTRELFIKQIEFKEKLIELAGKMEFKPPEYRQVLIDWIKSLELDWPVSRRRYYATEIPIWWCAKPNGERVPLLPKGGEYYVPWRDEPPPEVKEACKDGRLEGDTRVFDTWFDSSISWMYASGVTKDFNAFSKVYPHSIMRPQGYDIIRTWLYYSLLRAYLLYGDVPFRYVRINGMGLDEKGEAMHKSKGNVIDLLAPVEKYGADPVRFWAAAAGRLGTDYRYNENVIREGKEFLTKVWNISRFVLSFPEPQQKPQLAPVDRALLARLYDVAKKVITAYSEFDVYEPAHALYNFIWHEFADHYIELVKSRAYNREGVFTEEEQRAAIWTLYTAWRYSLKLLAPIMPFVTDKIWREAYGRSIHDEMIEDPPEEWKEGDQALFHLVKKINSAVWRYKNRRGMSLADRLDAVLYVSELAMQAAKDLKYMHKVSDVRPGRGAEQIDDEGLVWLG from the coding sequence GTGGCGCATAGACTTCCAACCCGTTGGGACATAAAATGGGAAGAGGAGTTGTTAAAACTCTGGGAGAAAGAGGGGAGGTTTAAGACTAAAATCAGCGGCTCCCGGCCGGTTTTTGTCATTGACACTCCTCCGCCCTACCTCTCAAGCAACAGGCCGCATATAGGCCAAACCGCCTCCTACGCTCATTTCGACATGATAGCCAGGTTTTTGAGAATGCGGGGAGTTGACGTAATATTCCCGTTTTACCTTGACAGAAACGGCTTGCCAATTGAGGTGCAGGTGGAGAAGAAATACGGCGTTGTTGCACACGAGATCCCCAGGGAGAAATTCATTAAAATGTGTAAAGAGGAGCTTGACAGCTACGAGGGAGAGTTCGTCTCTTCGCTCAGGCGCTGGGGGCTCTCATTTGACTACTGGCCTAACGGCACGGACAGCCCCGAATATAGGCGGATGACCCAGAAGACGTTTATAGAGCTCTGGCACAAGGGTTTAGTATACGAGGCGGAGAGGCCCACTCCTTGGTGCCCCCGGTGCCGTACTGCGCTGGCAGAGCCAGAGATTGAATACAGAGAGGAGGAGACGTATCTGAATTACATAAAATTTAAAGTTAAAGAGACAGGGGAAGACATAATTATAGCAACTACGAGGCCTGAGCTACTGCCGGCTACTGTCGCCGTGATATTCCACCCAGATGACAGCAGATATACGAGGCTTAACGGAATGCACGCAGTGGTTCCGCCAGAGGGGCAGGTAGTGCCTATACTGCCCCACAAAGCCGCCAATCCCAATTTCGGCTCGGGGCTTGTGATGATTTCCACATTTGGCGACACCAGAGACTTAATGATTGTAAACGAGCTGAAGCTCCCCATAAGGATAATTATTGACGAGGGTGGCAGAATTAAGACGGGCAAATACGCCGGCGTGTCAATACGAGAGGCCAGGGCAAAGATAATTGAGGATTTAAAAAACGCGGGGCTTTTAGTAAAACAGGAGAGGCTCGTCCACAACGTGCCGGTCTGTTGGAGGTGCAAAACCCCCCTTGAGATTATCGTGACGAGGGAGCTGTTTATTAAACAAATTGAGTTTAAAGAAAAGCTTATAGAATTAGCCGGCAAGATGGAGTTCAAACCGCCTGAGTACCGCCAAGTCTTAATAGACTGGATTAAATCGCTTGAGCTGGACTGGCCTGTTTCCAGGCGCCGTTATTACGCCACGGAGATACCAATTTGGTGGTGCGCGAAGCCTAACGGGGAGAGAGTGCCGTTGTTGCCCAAAGGGGGCGAGTATTACGTGCCTTGGAGAGACGAGCCGCCCCCGGAGGTAAAAGAGGCTTGTAAAGACGGGAGACTGGAGGGCGATACCAGAGTGTTCGACACGTGGTTTGATTCGTCTATTTCGTGGATGTACGCATCGGGCGTCACAAAGGATTTTAACGCCTTTTCTAAGGTGTACCCCCACTCCATAATGAGGCCTCAGGGTTACGACATTATAAGGACTTGGCTGTACTACTCCCTCTTAAGGGCGTATTTGCTATACGGCGACGTGCCCTTCCGTTACGTGAGAATTAACGGAATGGGCTTAGACGAAAAGGGAGAGGCCATGCATAAATCAAAGGGCAATGTAATAGACCTCTTGGCGCCAGTGGAAAAATACGGAGCCGACCCAGTCCGCTTCTGGGCCGCGGCGGCTGGGAGGCTGGGCACAGATTACAGATATAATGAAAATGTAATAAGGGAGGGCAAGGAGTTCTTAACAAAGGTGTGGAATATATCCCGGTTTGTTTTGTCATTTCCAGAGCCTCAACAAAAGCCTCAGCTCGCCCCCGTGGATAGAGCATTGCTCGCCAGGCTTTACGACGTGGCTAAGAAAGTCATCACGGCTTACAGCGAGTTCGACGTATACGAACCTGCACACGCGCTTTACAATTTCATATGGCATGAATTTGCAGACCACTATATTGAGCTTGTAAAATCGAGGGCTTATAACAGAGAGGGGGTTTTCACAGAGGAAGAACAGAGGGCTGCGATATGGACGCTGTACACAGCGTGGAGATATAGCTTGAAGCTACTAGCGCCAATAATGCCCTTTGTCACAGATAAAATATGGCGAGAGGCCTACGGCAGATCTATCCACGACGAAATGATAGAAGATCCGCCCGAGGAGTGGAAAGAGGGAGATCAAGCGCTGTTTCATTTAGTTAAGAAAATTAACAGCGCAGTTTGGCGTTATAAAAATAGGAGGGGTATGAGCCTCGCTGACAGGCTAGACGCCGTTCTCTACGTGTCCGAGCTGGCAATGCAAGCGGCCAAAGATCTGAAATACATGCATAAGGTGTCTGACGTAAGGCCAGGTCGCGGCGCCGAGCAAATAGATGACGAGGGGTTGGTGTGGCTGGGCTAG